One Thermosipho africanus Ob7 DNA segment encodes these proteins:
- a CDS encoding response regulator, translated as MSKKKILVVEDEDNMRLLITEELEESGYDVDEARNGEEALKKFREKEYDLVTVDIEMPGMNGLEVAGKIREIKKDAKIIILTAYSHYKSDLASWAADAYVVKSSDLTELKDTIAKIINM; from the coding sequence ATGTCAAAGAAAAAAATTCTTGTCGTTGAAGACGAGGATAACATGAGACTTTTAATAACTGAAGAGTTGGAAGAAAGTGGTTACGATGTTGATGAAGCAAGAAACGGGGAAGAGGCTCTTAAAAAATTTAGAGAAAAAGAATATGACCTTGTTACTGTAGATATTGAAATGCCCGGTATGAACGGTTTGGAAGTTGCGGGAAAAATCAGAGAAATAAAAAAAGATGCAAAGATAATAATTTTAACTGCTTATTCTCATTATAAGAGTGATCTTGCATCATGGGCTGCTGATGCATATGTTGTAAAATCTTCAGATTTAACCGAATTAAAAGATACAATTGCAAAAATAATTAATATGTAA
- the pulA gene encoding type I pullulanase, whose translation MSKKVLFLIFVLISLVAFSKTVITVHYHRFDDNYAGWNLWIWPSKPVSMEGKAYQFTETDDFGVVAKIELDMDLEEVGIIVRLNEWQAKDVAKDRFIKIKDGKAEVWILQGVEEIYTTKPDTSPRVFFAAAKDYNIIEAYLTNKIDTKTFKNIKVTVDGKELKVEKIEKADPTDLSETNYIRIILKDALSKEDLNKDVKLFIEGFSPSTVYMLDVLDNLYYDGELGYLYSKEKTIFKVWSPVSKKAQVLLFKNGEDEKPYKIVDMKYVGNGVWQAEVEGDLDGVFYKYRFESYGKVRETVDYYSKAVYKNGTKSAVVDLKKTNPEGWNNDIRPAMEALEDAIIYEIHIADMTGLDNSGVKNKATYIGLTEENTKGPGGVSTGLSHLVELGITHVHILPMFDFYTGNEEDKDFERSYNWGYDPYLFTVPEGRYSTNPSDPYVRINEVKKMVQKLHEKGIRVILDMVFPHTFGIGEISPFDQTVPYYFYRIDKTGAYLNESGCGNVIASERPMMRKYIIDTLLYWINEYHVDGFRFDQMGLIDKKTMLELEKAVHSIDPTIILYGEPWGGWGAPIRFGKSDVAGTHIAAFNDEFRDALRGSVFDEKVKGFLMGAIGKETRVKRGVVGSIYYDSRIKSFASDPEETINYVACHDNHTLWDKNYLAAKYDKKYEWTDEMLRNAQKLAGAILLTSQGIPFIHAGQDFARTKNFNENSYNAPISINGLDYQRKYEYLDVFEYYKGLIKLRKEHPAFRLRTAEEIKKHLKLLTSKTRRIVSFMLVDNAGGDSWKDILVIYNGNVGPVEYELPEGIWNVVVNGQKAGTEIIEKVSGKIKLEGISAYVLYKNE comes from the coding sequence ATGAGTAAAAAGGTATTATTTTTAATTTTTGTATTAATCTCTTTAGTTGCATTTTCAAAAACAGTTATAACCGTTCATTACCACAGATTTGATGATAATTATGCAGGATGGAATCTTTGGATATGGCCTTCAAAACCTGTTTCAATGGAAGGAAAGGCCTATCAATTTACTGAAACTGATGATTTTGGCGTAGTTGCAAAAATAGAACTTGATATGGATTTAGAAGAAGTTGGAATAATAGTAAGATTAAACGAATGGCAGGCAAAAGATGTTGCAAAAGATAGATTTATCAAAATAAAAGATGGAAAAGCGGAGGTGTGGATCTTGCAGGGAGTCGAGGAAATATACACAACAAAGCCAGATACAAGCCCAAGAGTGTTTTTTGCTGCAGCAAAAGATTACAACATAATAGAAGCATACCTTACAAACAAAATCGACACTAAAACATTTAAAAACATCAAAGTAACTGTTGATGGAAAAGAATTAAAAGTTGAAAAGATAGAAAAAGCAGATCCTACAGATCTTTCAGAAACAAATTATATAAGAATTATTTTAAAGGATGCTCTATCAAAAGAAGACTTAAATAAAGATGTAAAATTATTTATTGAGGGCTTCTCTCCGTCTACTGTTTATATGTTAGATGTTTTAGATAATCTTTACTACGATGGAGAACTTGGTTACTTATATAGCAAAGAAAAAACCATCTTTAAAGTATGGTCTCCTGTATCTAAAAAGGCTCAAGTTTTACTCTTCAAAAATGGTGAAGATGAAAAGCCGTACAAGATTGTTGATATGAAATACGTTGGAAATGGTGTCTGGCAAGCAGAAGTTGAAGGAGATCTTGACGGAGTATTTTACAAATACAGATTTGAAAGCTATGGAAAAGTTAGAGAAACTGTTGACTACTATTCAAAAGCAGTCTATAAAAATGGAACAAAAAGTGCTGTAGTAGATCTAAAAAAGACTAATCCTGAAGGCTGGAACAATGATATTAGACCAGCAATGGAAGCACTAGAAGACGCTATAATATACGAAATACACATTGCTGATATGACAGGACTTGATAACTCCGGAGTAAAAAATAAAGCAACATACATAGGATTAACTGAAGAAAATACAAAAGGACCTGGTGGAGTTTCTACAGGGCTTTCTCACCTTGTCGAGCTTGGAATAACACATGTTCATATACTTCCAATGTTTGATTTCTACACTGGTAATGAAGAGGATAAAGATTTTGAAAGAAGCTACAACTGGGGATATGATCCTTATTTATTCACAGTTCCAGAAGGAAGATATTCAACAAATCCGAGTGATCCATACGTTAGGATAAACGAAGTAAAGAAAATGGTTCAAAAACTCCATGAAAAAGGCATTAGAGTTATTCTTGACATGGTATTTCCACATACCTTTGGTATTGGAGAAATTTCACCATTTGACCAAACTGTACCTTACTATTTCTACAGAATTGATAAAACAGGAGCATACCTTAACGAAAGCGGTTGTGGGAATGTTATTGCGTCAGAAAGGCCAATGATGAGGAAATACATAATTGATACTTTGCTATACTGGATAAATGAATACCACGTTGATGGTTTTAGATTTGACCAAATGGGACTTATTGATAAAAAAACAATGCTTGAGTTAGAAAAGGCTGTTCATTCAATAGATCCAACAATAATATTGTATGGTGAACCTTGGGGTGGATGGGGCGCACCTATAAGATTTGGAAAATCAGATGTAGCTGGAACACATATTGCTGCGTTTAACGATGAATTTAGAGATGCTTTGAGGGGCTCCGTTTTCGATGAAAAAGTTAAAGGATTCTTAATGGGGGCGATTGGAAAAGAAACACGCGTTAAAAGAGGTGTGGTAGGAAGCATCTATTATGATTCAAGAATCAAAAGTTTTGCCAGTGATCCAGAAGAAACAATAAATTATGTTGCATGTCATGACAACCACACCCTTTGGGATAAAAACTATTTAGCTGCAAAATATGATAAAAAATACGAATGGACCGATGAAATGTTAAGAAATGCTCAAAAGCTTGCTGGCGCAATTTTACTTACTTCTCAAGGAATACCTTTCATACACGCAGGGCAAGATTTTGCAAGAACTAAAAACTTTAATGAAAATTCTTACAATGCTCCAATTTCAATTAATGGCCTTGACTATCAAAGAAAATATGAATATTTAGATGTCTTTGAATACTATAAAGGATTAATTAAGCTAAGAAAAGAACATCCTGCATTCAGATTAAGAACAGCAGAAGAAATCAAAAAACACCTTAAACTTTTAACAAGCAAAACTAGAAGAATAGTTTCCTTTATGCTTGTCGATAATGCAGGCGGAGATTCCTGGAAAGATATTTTGGTTATATACAATGGAAATGTTGGACCAGTTGAGTATGAACTTCCAGAAGGAATATGGAACGTTGTAGTAAACGGACAAAAAGCTGGCACAGAAATAATAGAAAAAGTTTCTGGTAAAATAAAGCTTGAAGGAATTTCTGCATATGTTTTGTACAAAAATGAATAA
- a CDS encoding alpha-amylase family glycosyl hydrolase, whose product MLKDLEKYLKSKISGHKNYAIPKLWIHSSKEIFGNIFEEKGNTIFVDPYEFFYKVVSYINLQRKENIDYSKSISNITGEKDWHKKAIIYGSLPRMTVAYNHKGFANFEETDILGFKESGTFLKMIALLIYLKNFNVNTLYMLPISQSSNLFKKGSIGSPYAVKNPLKLDENYHDPLLEGFNVEEEFQALVEAAHILGIRVVLDFIPRTASRDSDLIKEHPDWFYWIKVDYLSEYKPPIIDNLPFKIPDAEDIPVIYRNTEVRKHLKKFVDSPDKIDPEKWEKVKKMEGNILVNIIKEFGIVTPPGFSDWINDTQPTWDDVTFLRLYLDNPKLAKLHISPDQKPYILFDVIKSSKFPGEVENIELWEYISDIIPHYQKKFGIDGARIDMGHALPKKLQEMIISKAKNNDPEFMFIAEELEMKNDKKAMEEGYNVILGNSWYSVARREEMYKLVEETSVNLKIPFVASVETPDTPRIKAREFGDKLKFLSPFLMYFIPNGLPYINSGQEIGEIQPMNLGLDNTIWGKTVLPPDDEFYGKLAFFDHYVLHWNNYDEKVFSFLKNLLFYRKKYEDFILSGEFKYVYFNYQDGFLANYSYWKDDKGILVIGNLDLSWEREFEIHLDKTVGKQIEIKSVKLWNGFEEYFLEKNNILRLKLNAGDFALIIINE is encoded by the coding sequence ATGTTAAAGGACTTAGAAAAATATTTAAAAAGCAAAATAAGTGGGCATAAAAATTATGCAATTCCTAAGCTTTGGATACATTCTAGCAAAGAAATATTTGGAAATATATTTGAAGAAAAAGGAAATACAATTTTTGTTGATCCATACGAGTTTTTCTATAAAGTTGTTTCATATATAAACTTGCAAAGAAAAGAAAATATAGACTACTCAAAATCAATTTCTAATATAACTGGGGAAAAGGATTGGCATAAAAAGGCAATAATATACGGTAGTTTGCCAAGAATGACAGTTGCATACAATCACAAGGGATTTGCAAATTTTGAAGAAACTGATATATTGGGTTTTAAAGAATCAGGCACATTTTTAAAAATGATTGCTTTACTCATTTATCTTAAAAACTTCAATGTAAATACACTTTACATGCTTCCCATAAGCCAATCTAGCAATTTATTCAAAAAAGGCAGTATTGGTTCACCTTACGCAGTTAAAAATCCTTTAAAACTTGATGAAAATTATCATGATCCTCTACTTGAAGGTTTCAATGTAGAAGAAGAATTTCAAGCGTTAGTAGAAGCAGCTCATATCCTTGGCATTAGAGTTGTCCTTGACTTTATTCCAAGAACCGCTTCAAGAGATTCTGATTTAATAAAGGAACATCCTGATTGGTTCTACTGGATAAAGGTAGATTATCTTTCTGAATATAAACCTCCAATCATTGATAACTTACCATTTAAAATTCCAGATGCAGAAGATATACCTGTAATTTATAGAAACACAGAAGTTCGAAAACATCTAAAAAAATTTGTCGATTCTCCGGATAAGATAGATCCAGAAAAATGGGAAAAGGTTAAAAAAATGGAAGGAAATATTCTAGTAAACATAATAAAAGAATTTGGTATAGTTACACCTCCTGGATTTTCAGACTGGATAAATGATACTCAGCCAACATGGGATGATGTTACATTCCTAAGGTTGTACCTAGACAACCCAAAACTTGCAAAACTACATATATCACCCGATCAAAAGCCTTACATTTTGTTTGACGTAATCAAATCAAGCAAATTCCCAGGTGAAGTTGAAAATATAGAACTTTGGGAATATATTTCTGATATAATCCCTCACTATCAAAAAAAATTTGGAATTGATGGTGCAAGAATTGACATGGGCCATGCACTTCCAAAAAAACTTCAAGAAATGATCATATCAAAAGCCAAAAACAATGATCCTGAATTTATGTTTATAGCTGAAGAACTTGAAATGAAAAATGACAAAAAAGCAATGGAGGAAGGCTACAACGTTATACTAGGTAACAGTTGGTATTCAGTTGCAAGAAGAGAGGAAATGTACAAATTGGTAGAAGAAACATCGGTAAATTTAAAAATTCCATTTGTTGCTTCAGTTGAAACACCAGATACTCCTAGAATAAAGGCAAGAGAATTTGGAGATAAATTAAAATTTCTTTCACCATTTTTAATGTATTTTATACCTAACGGACTTCCCTACATTAACTCAGGGCAAGAAATAGGAGAAATTCAACCAATGAATTTAGGATTAGACAATACAATCTGGGGAAAAACTGTTCTTCCTCCAGATGATGAATTTTATGGAAAACTTGCATTTTTTGATCACTACGTGCTTCACTGGAACAATTATGATGAAAAAGTATTCTCTTTCTTGAAAAATCTTCTATTTTATAGAAAAAAATACGAAGATTTTATACTTTCAGGTGAATTTAAATATGTTTATTTTAATTATCAAGATGGATTTTTGGCAAACTATTCATATTGGAAAGATGATAAAGGTATATTAGTTATTGGAAACCTTGATCTTTCATGGGAAAGAGAGTTTGAAATACACCTTGATAAAACTGTTGGAAAACAAATAGAAATAAAAAGTGTAAAGTTATGGAATGGTTTTGAGGAATATTTCTTAGAGAAAAATAATATTTTAAGGTTAAAACTTAATGCAGGCGATTTTGCTTTAATTATCATTAATGAGTAA